The Nycticebus coucang isolate mNycCou1 chromosome 5, mNycCou1.pri, whole genome shotgun sequence genome window below encodes:
- the GNG5 gene encoding guanine nucleotide-binding protein G(I)/G(S)/G(O) subunit gamma-5, with amino-acid sequence MSGSSSVAAMKKVVQQLRLEAGLNRVKVSQAAADLKQFCLQNAQHDPLLTGVSSSTNPFRPQKVCSFL; translated from the exons ATGTCTGGTTCCTCCAGCGTCGCCGCAATGAAGAAAGTGGTTCAGCAGCTCAGGCTGGAAGCCGGGCTCAACCGCGTTAAA GTTTCCCAGGCAGCCGCAGACCTGAAACAGTTCTGTCTGCAGAACGCTCAACATGATCCTCTCCTGACTGGAGTATCTTCAAGTACGAATCCCTTCAGACCCCAGAAAGTCTGTTCTTTTTTGTAG